CGCGGCCGCGATGGCGAGCTTCATCTTCCGACTGCGCCCGAGGACGTAGCCGATCGCCACGGCCAAGGCGATGTGAGGTCCAGATCCCATGGTCAACCCCCTGCCGGTTGCTCCGGCGGGTCGCTCGCCCGCGACTCGACCACCGTCACGTCGCTGCGGCGATTGTCATAGTGCGAGGCTACCCGCTCGCCCGCGCCTCAACACCCGTTGACAGCGTGCCGGTCCACTTCGGGCAAAGATCTCCGGAAACCGTGATCACGTGGGGAAGTTCGGAGTTCGGGACCGCCCCAGCACGCGGGGTCCGGGACGTCGTGCGACCGGCCGCGCGGTCGGTCCCGGACCTCGGGCGGAGCGTGTCGGTCCGGGCGGTGCCGGGTACTGCCGGAGCGTGCAGCTCGTCGAGGAGACGCCGTACCGGTTCCGGATCGACCCGCGCGGTCCGATGCGGGTGCCCGGTGTGGTGTTCACGTCGCGGGCGCTGGCGACGGACGACGGCGCGCTGGAACAGGTCGCCAACGTCGCGACGCTGCCGGGCATCGTCCGCGCCTCCTACGCGATGCCCGACGTGCACTGGGGCTACGGCTTCCCGATCGGCGGGGTCGCCGCCACCGACGTGCGGGCCGGTGGCGTGGTGTCCCCGGGCGGGGTCGGGTTCGACATCTCGTGCGGGGTGCGGCTGCTCGCCGCCGACCTCGAGCGTTCGGACTTCCACCGCGTGGCCGAGCGGATCATGGACGGGCTCAGCCGGGAGACCCCGCGTGGCGCGGGCCGGGGCGCGGTGTGGCAGCTGCCGGGCGACGGCCTGCTGCGGTTGCTCACCGAGGGCGCCCGCTACGCGGTCGAGCGGGGCTGGGGCGGGCAGCGCGACCTCGACCGCTGTGAGGACGGCGGCGCGGTCCCCGACGCCGATCCCGACCGGGTCAGCACCCGTGCCCGGGACCGCGGGCTCGGCCAGGTCGGCAGTCTCGGGTCGGGCAACCACTTCCTGGAGGTGCAGGCCGTCGACGCGGTCTACGACGAGCGCACCGCCACCGCGTTCGGTCTGCACCTCGACCAGGTGTGCGTGATGATCCACTGTGGATCACGCGGGCTCGGGCACCAGATCTGCACCGACCACGTGCGGCGGATGGACGAGACCATGGCCGACCGCGGGATCACGGTGCCGGACCGCCAGCTGGCGTGCGCGCCCGCGGACTCCCCGGACGGACGCGCCTACCTGGCGGCGATGGCCGCGGCGGCGAACTACGCCCGTGCGAACCGCCACGTGCTCGGCGTCGCGGCCGGCGAGGTCCTGCGCGAGGTGACCGGGCGCGGTCTGGACCTGGTGTACGACACCTCGCACAACCTCGCCAGGATCGAGCAGCACGACGTCGACGGTGACCGCCGCACGCTGTGCGTGCACCGCAAGGGCGCCACCCGCGCGCTCCCGCCCGGGCACCCCGAGCTGCCGCCGGACCTGCGGGAGGTCGGGCAGCCCGTGCTCATCCCGGGGTCGATGGGCACCGCGTCCTACGTGCTGGCCGGGGTGCCCGAGGGGGACGCGTTCCACTCGACCTGCCACGGCGCCGGGCGCACGCGCAGCCGCCACCAGGCCGCGCGCACCACCGACGCGCGGCAGCTGCGGCGGGACCTGGAGCGCCACGGCGTCGTGGTGCGCGGGAACTCGGCGCGCGGCCTGGCCGAGGAGGCCCCGACCGCCTACAAGGACGTCGACGCCGTGGTGTCCGTGGCCGAGGGCGCCGGGCTGTGCCGCAAGGTCGCCCGGCTCGTGCCGCTGGGCGTGGTGAAGGGGTGAGCGGCGGGTTCGAGCACCTGCCGCACACCGCCGACATCCGGTTCCAGGCGTGGGGCGGCACCCGCGAGGAGTGCCTGGAGCAGGCCGCGCGGGCGCTGGTCGCCGCGTTCGCCGACGTCGCCGAGGACGCCCCGGCGCGCACCAGCGAGGTGGTGCTCGGCGGCGACGACGAGCAGGTGCTGCTGGCCGTGCTGGACGAGATCGTCTACCGGCTCGACGTCGAGGGCACCGTGCCGCGGGACGTCGGCGTCCGGACCACGTCCTCGGGGACCGTCCTCCG
This region of Saccharopolyspora hordei genomic DNA includes:
- a CDS encoding archease, whose protein sequence is MSGGFEHLPHTADIRFQAWGGTREECLEQAARALVAAFADVAEDAPARTSEVVLGGDDEQVLLAVLDEIVYRLDVEGTVPRDVGVRTTSSGTVLRLSEVDADRVRFTGAAPKAISLHGFSFTHDQRGWRCEITVDV
- a CDS encoding RtcB family protein, encoding MQLVEETPYRFRIDPRGPMRVPGVVFTSRALATDDGALEQVANVATLPGIVRASYAMPDVHWGYGFPIGGVAATDVRAGGVVSPGGVGFDISCGVRLLAADLERSDFHRVAERIMDGLSRETPRGAGRGAVWQLPGDGLLRLLTEGARYAVERGWGGQRDLDRCEDGGAVPDADPDRVSTRARDRGLGQVGSLGSGNHFLEVQAVDAVYDERTATAFGLHLDQVCVMIHCGSRGLGHQICTDHVRRMDETMADRGITVPDRQLACAPADSPDGRAYLAAMAAAANYARANRHVLGVAAGEVLREVTGRGLDLVYDTSHNLARIEQHDVDGDRRTLCVHRKGATRALPPGHPELPPDLREVGQPVLIPGSMGTASYVLAGVPEGDAFHSTCHGAGRTRSRHQAARTTDARQLRRDLERHGVVVRGNSARGLAEEAPTAYKDVDAVVSVAEGAGLCRKVARLVPLGVVKG